The Streptomyces sp. NBC_00775 genome includes the window CGCCGGCGCGCAGGTGGGCCTGCATCTGTGGCTGTCGACCGCACACGCGCACGCCGCGCCGACCATGGCCATGCCTATGCCCATGCATGGCCACCACACCATGGATACCCACGGTGCCTGGCACGAGCGGCTGCACGGTTCACTCGCGATGACCGCCGTCCACGCCGTCGCGGCCGTGCTCGTCGCCGTGCTGTTGCACCGCGCGGACGCGGCGTGCTGGTCGCTGGCGCGCGGTCTGACTGCGGTGGCGGACGGTGTTCAGGCGCGGCTCGCCACGGTCTGGGCGCTGCTGAGCGACCGCCCGACCCAGGCGGAGGGCGAGCTGCCGACGCTCGCCCTCGAATGGACGGAACGTCCGCCGCCCGAGGGGGCGGTACTCGCGCACGTGGTGGTACGGCGGGGTCCTCCGCCGGCGGGGTTCGTTCTCGCCAACTGACCCTGCCGGAGCGGCGCCTTCGCCGCTCCGCGTTCCACCACGCCTGGAGACATGCATGTTCCACCTCAGCAAGACCCGTGCCACCGTCCGGCGCCTGACGATCGCCACTGCCGCGACCGCCACCGCCGTCCTCCTCACCGCCGGTCCGGCCGCCGCCCACGTGGAGGTCGAGTCCGAGCAGGCCCAGGCCCTCGCCGAGAACGTCGAGATCTCCTTCGACGCCGAGTCGGAGTCCGACACCGCCGGGATCACTCAGATCCGCGTCGTCCTGCCCGAGGGCATCGCACCCGCCGACGTGACGTACGGCGAAGGCCCCAAGGGCTGGAAGTTCACCGCGAACGAAGACGGCTACACCGTCAAGGGCCCGGCGGTGAAGGCCGGAGTGAACGCCGAGTACTCGGTCGTCGTGAAGCAGCTGCCGGACGCCGAGGAGCTGGCCTTCAAGACGCTGCAGACCTACAGCGACGGCCGCACCGACCGCTGGATCGAGCTCGACGAGGGCAGCGAGCAGCCCGCCCCGGTGCTCAAGCTGAAGGCCGCCGCGGCCGGTGCGAAGTCCGCGAGCCCGACCCCGAGCGACACGGCGTCGGAGTCCGCTTCGCCCGCGGCCGAGGAGCCCGAGCCCTCGTCCACCCCCGTGGCCGAGGCGGCGAAGGACGACGACGGCGGCCTGTCGACCGGCGCC containing:
- a CDS encoding DUF1775 domain-containing protein; protein product: MFHLSKTRATVRRLTIATAATATAVLLTAGPAAAHVEVESEQAQALAENVEISFDAESESDTAGITQIRVVLPEGIAPADVTYGEGPKGWKFTANEDGYTVKGPAVKAGVNAEYSVVVKQLPDAEELAFKTLQTYSDGRTDRWIELDEGSEQPAPVLKLKAAAAGAKSASPTPSDTASESASPAAEEPEPSSTPVAEAAKDDDGGLSTGAWIGIGAAVAVIAGAGVYLVRRRSGAQQ